In Phlebotomus papatasi isolate M1 chromosome 1, Ppap_2.1, whole genome shotgun sequence, the following proteins share a genomic window:
- the LOC129809774 gene encoding OTU domain-containing protein 7B-like isoform X1 has translation MEDQFPGDSDYPGEMLKQKLVNEFMAETGAPQVDALSCLSTWNWDLQKALIDYRDTSTTEYLSEKRMEEPPGFWSTEDAEKLLQGATSSDISQNKKLARRISKADDNVNLVSQARGEFSREFTKDDSKKPCERLDPADYTFSLPDLFVYPDNFRRFLEKDLIENSTLVALEQAHRLNWWTNLDGCTKMWPLSTTGDGNCLLHAASLAIWGFHDRKLSLRSELFHVMSSPTLGEAFERRWRFQQTRINKSAGFVFSDAEWRKEWEAIVLMASPEPREVSTASNLRRYSFIDRVEGNAAAVYESLEEIHVLVLAHVLRRTIIVIADTVLRDLNGEAMAPIPFGGIYMPLEVNPNECQREPLVLAYDMAHFSALVKMDTKGDRGHFLIPLTDNSHSLLPIQFGIDPGRDFDWTGYDGTEGNYRLTEQEKIALLSEYMNVATVRNHASSDDTIYRDWIEEDAIEKEINDIELAIDETDQPKMESSMGKERNPPGKQLQSVAKQFGSIGKNMSKKIKKNIESITKMGNKSAAKKYPVNLDLPNGMNRAVRTSITCAQIRVKHHEFYEAMIKNYLECAQERFIELDAKEEPKNGPEINGDFLVNCVSEGCVKFGTVDTSYLCPECYESQKQREVNATFYDQVPRYGTGNSKFYTQADMESHRKITRIPSVKRLNELDQTLYLSNSTFYNDKLAPSDPDLYLKSREEDLRGKTQAILVAKENRRQNITSIYDNLCPDECSFQSNYCTKCTDLRHRTKEIPDISLDLKQKLEEREKKSIMQEYKNKKKLIN, from the exons ATGGAAGATCAATTTCCAGGCGATTCTGACTATCCAGGAGAGATGCTGAAGCAGAAGTTGGTGAATGAGTTTATGGCTGAGACAGGAGCACCCCAGGTGGATGCTCTGAGTTGTCTCAGTACCTGGAATTGGGATCTACAGAAAGCTCTGATTGACTATCGAG ACACATCCACGACAGAGTACCTCAGTGAGAAGAGAATGGAGGAACCACCGGGATTCTGGAGTACAGAAGACGCAGAGAAGCTTCTTCAAGGGGCCACATCTAGTGATATCAGCCAAA ACAAAAAGCTCGCCAGGCGAATCTCAAAAGCCGATGACAATGTCAATCTCGTGTCACAGGCTCGTGGGGAATTTTCCCGGGAATTTACCAAAGACGACTCAAAGAAACCATGTGAACGTCTCGATCCGGCTGATTATACCTTCTCCCTTCCTGACCTCTTTGTCTACCCGGACAATTTCAG GCGCTTCCTCGAGAAGGATTTGATCGAGAACTCAACGCTAGTCGCCCTGGAGCAGGCTCATAGGCTCAATTGGTGGACCAATCTCGATGGATGCACCAAAATGTGGCCTCTATCGACAACAG GCGATGGGAATTGCTTGTTGCATGCCGCATCGCTGGCCATTTGGGGCTTCCATGATCGGAAGTTATCCTTGCGATCGGAACTGTTTCATGTGATGTCCTCTCCCACCCTTGGGGAGGCCTTTGAACGTCGCTGGCGCTTTCAGCAAACGCGAATTAATAAGAGTGCAGGATTTGTGTTTTCTGATGCCGAATGGCGAAAAGAGTGGGAGGCAATTGTTTTGATGGCATCACCAGAGCCACGTGAAGTGTCCACAGCGAGTAATTTGAGGAGGTATTCGTTTATTGATAGGGTAGAAGGGAATGCAGCGGCTGTGTATGAGAGTCTAGAGGAGATTCATGTGCTAGTGTTGGCTCATGTGCTCCGGAGGACAATTATTGTGATTGCAGATACAGTTTTGAGGGATTTAAATGGAGAGGCAATGGCTCCAATACCCTTTGGGGGTATCTATATGCCGTTAGAAGTGAATCCGAATGAGTGTCAGCGAGAACCGTTAGTTCTGGCATACGATATGGCACACTTTTCGGCATTGGTTAAAATGGATACCAAGGGTGATAGAGGGCATTTTCTTATACCTCTCACTGACAATAGTCATTCACTGTTGCCGATTCAGTTTGGAATTGATCCAGGAAGGGATTTTGACTGGACTGGGTATGATGGGACGGAGGGAAATTATAGATTGACGGAGCAGGAGAAGATTGCTCTGTTGAGTGAATATATGAATGTGGCTACGGTGAGAAATCATGCAAGTTCCGATGATACAATCTATAGGGATTGGATTGAAGAGGATGCAATTGAGAAGGAGATTAATGATATTGAATTAGCCATCGATGAGACTGATCAGCCAAAGATGGAATCCTCCATGGGAAAGGAGAGAAATCCTCCGGGGAAACAGCTACAGAGTGTAGCAAAACAATTTGGTAGCATTGGAAAAAATATGAGTAAGAAGATTAAGAAGAATATTGAGAGTATCACAAAAATGGGTAATAAATCAGCAGCCAAAAAGTATCCGGTGAATCTGGATTTGCCCAATGGGATGAATCGTGCCGTCCGAACAAGTATCACTTGTGCCCAAATTCGCGTAAAGCATCATGAATTCTATGAGGCAATGATCAAGAATTACCTTGAATGTGCCCAAGAGAGATTTATTGAATTGGATGCCAAGGAAGAGCCCAAAAATGGGCCAGAAATTAATGGGGATTTCTTGGTGAATTGCGTCTCTGAAGGCTGTGTCAAATTCGGAACAGTTGATACGAGCTACCTCTGTCCAGAATGCTACGAGAGTCAGAAACAACGTGAAGTCAATGCAACCTTCTATGATCAAGTGCCACGATATGGAACGGGAAATTCAAAGTTCTATACACAAGCAGATATGGAGAGTCATAGGAAAATCACGAGAATCCCTTCGGTGAAGCGTCTCAATGAACTAGATCAGACTCTCTATCTCTCAAATTCAACTTTCTACAATGACAAATTAGCACCCAGTGATCCGGATTTGTATCTCAAATCCCGAGAAGAAGATCTACGTGGGAAGACACAGGCTATTCTAGTGGCCAAAGAAAATCGCAGgcaaaacataacctcaatctaCGACAATCTCTGTCCAGATGAATGCTCCTTCCAGTCCAACTACTGTACCAAATGCACGGATTTGCGTCATCGAACGAAAGAAATACCCGACATATCGCT
- the LOC129809774 gene encoding OTU domain-containing protein 7B-like isoform X3 — protein sequence MEDQFPGDSDYPGEMLKQKLVNEFMAETGAPQVDALSCLSTWNWDLQKALIDYRDTSTTEYLSEKRMEEPPGFWSTEDAEKLLQGATSSDISQNKKLARRISKADDNVNLVSQARGEFSREFTKDDSKKPCERLDPADYTFSLPDLFVYPDNFRRFLEKDLIENSTLVALEQAHRLNWWTNLDGCTKMWPLSTTGDGNCLLHAASLAIWGFHDRKLSLRSELFHVMSSPTLGEAFERRWRFQQTRINKSAGFVFSDAEWRKEWEAIVLMASPEPREVSTASNLRRYSFIDRVEGNAAAVYESLEEIHVLVLAHVLRRTIIVIADTVLRDLNGEAMAPIPFGGIYMPLEVNPNECQREPLVLAYDMAHFSALVKMDTKGDRGHFLIPLTDNSHSLLPIQFGIDPGRDFDWTGYDGTEGNYRLTEQEKIALLSEYMNVATVRNHASSDDTIYRDWIEEDAIEKEINDIELAIDETDQPKMESSMGKERNPPGKQLQSVAKQFGSIGKNMSKKIKKNIESITKMGNKSAAKKYPVNLDLPNGMNRAVRTSITCAQIRVKHHEFYEAMIKNYLECAQERFIELDAKEEPKNGPEINGDFLVNCVSEGCVKFGTVDTSYLCPECYESQKQREVNATFYDQVPRYGTGNSKFYTQADMESHRKITRIPSVKRLNELDQTLYLSNSTFYNDKLAPSDPDLYLKSREEDLRGKTQAILVAKENRRQNITSIYDNLCPDECSFQSNYCTKCTDLRHRTKEIPDISLRFK from the exons ATGGAAGATCAATTTCCAGGCGATTCTGACTATCCAGGAGAGATGCTGAAGCAGAAGTTGGTGAATGAGTTTATGGCTGAGACAGGAGCACCCCAGGTGGATGCTCTGAGTTGTCTCAGTACCTGGAATTGGGATCTACAGAAAGCTCTGATTGACTATCGAG ACACATCCACGACAGAGTACCTCAGTGAGAAGAGAATGGAGGAACCACCGGGATTCTGGAGTACAGAAGACGCAGAGAAGCTTCTTCAAGGGGCCACATCTAGTGATATCAGCCAAA ACAAAAAGCTCGCCAGGCGAATCTCAAAAGCCGATGACAATGTCAATCTCGTGTCACAGGCTCGTGGGGAATTTTCCCGGGAATTTACCAAAGACGACTCAAAGAAACCATGTGAACGTCTCGATCCGGCTGATTATACCTTCTCCCTTCCTGACCTCTTTGTCTACCCGGACAATTTCAG GCGCTTCCTCGAGAAGGATTTGATCGAGAACTCAACGCTAGTCGCCCTGGAGCAGGCTCATAGGCTCAATTGGTGGACCAATCTCGATGGATGCACCAAAATGTGGCCTCTATCGACAACAG GCGATGGGAATTGCTTGTTGCATGCCGCATCGCTGGCCATTTGGGGCTTCCATGATCGGAAGTTATCCTTGCGATCGGAACTGTTTCATGTGATGTCCTCTCCCACCCTTGGGGAGGCCTTTGAACGTCGCTGGCGCTTTCAGCAAACGCGAATTAATAAGAGTGCAGGATTTGTGTTTTCTGATGCCGAATGGCGAAAAGAGTGGGAGGCAATTGTTTTGATGGCATCACCAGAGCCACGTGAAGTGTCCACAGCGAGTAATTTGAGGAGGTATTCGTTTATTGATAGGGTAGAAGGGAATGCAGCGGCTGTGTATGAGAGTCTAGAGGAGATTCATGTGCTAGTGTTGGCTCATGTGCTCCGGAGGACAATTATTGTGATTGCAGATACAGTTTTGAGGGATTTAAATGGAGAGGCAATGGCTCCAATACCCTTTGGGGGTATCTATATGCCGTTAGAAGTGAATCCGAATGAGTGTCAGCGAGAACCGTTAGTTCTGGCATACGATATGGCACACTTTTCGGCATTGGTTAAAATGGATACCAAGGGTGATAGAGGGCATTTTCTTATACCTCTCACTGACAATAGTCATTCACTGTTGCCGATTCAGTTTGGAATTGATCCAGGAAGGGATTTTGACTGGACTGGGTATGATGGGACGGAGGGAAATTATAGATTGACGGAGCAGGAGAAGATTGCTCTGTTGAGTGAATATATGAATGTGGCTACGGTGAGAAATCATGCAAGTTCCGATGATACAATCTATAGGGATTGGATTGAAGAGGATGCAATTGAGAAGGAGATTAATGATATTGAATTAGCCATCGATGAGACTGATCAGCCAAAGATGGAATCCTCCATGGGAAAGGAGAGAAATCCTCCGGGGAAACAGCTACAGAGTGTAGCAAAACAATTTGGTAGCATTGGAAAAAATATGAGTAAGAAGATTAAGAAGAATATTGAGAGTATCACAAAAATGGGTAATAAATCAGCAGCCAAAAAGTATCCGGTGAATCTGGATTTGCCCAATGGGATGAATCGTGCCGTCCGAACAAGTATCACTTGTGCCCAAATTCGCGTAAAGCATCATGAATTCTATGAGGCAATGATCAAGAATTACCTTGAATGTGCCCAAGAGAGATTTATTGAATTGGATGCCAAGGAAGAGCCCAAAAATGGGCCAGAAATTAATGGGGATTTCTTGGTGAATTGCGTCTCTGAAGGCTGTGTCAAATTCGGAACAGTTGATACGAGCTACCTCTGTCCAGAATGCTACGAGAGTCAGAAACAACGTGAAGTCAATGCAACCTTCTATGATCAAGTGCCACGATATGGAACGGGAAATTCAAAGTTCTATACACAAGCAGATATGGAGAGTCATAGGAAAATCACGAGAATCCCTTCGGTGAAGCGTCTCAATGAACTAGATCAGACTCTCTATCTCTCAAATTCAACTTTCTACAATGACAAATTAGCACCCAGTGATCCGGATTTGTATCTCAAATCCCGAGAAGAAGATCTACGTGGGAAGACACAGGCTATTCTAGTGGCCAAAGAAAATCGCAGgcaaaacataacctcaatctaCGACAATCTCTGTCCAGATGAATGCTCCTTCCAGTCCAACTACTGTACCAAATGCACGGATTTGCGTCATCGAACGAAAGAAATACCCGACATATCGCT
- the LOC129809774 gene encoding OTU domain-containing protein 7B-like isoform X4, with the protein MEDQFPGDSDYPGEMLKQKLVNEFMAETGAPQVDALSCLSTWNWDLQKALIDYRDTSTTEYLSEKRMEEPPGFWSTEDAEKLLQGATSSDISQNKKLARRISKADDNVNLVSQARGEFSREFTKDDSKKPCERLDPADYTFSLPDLFVYPDNFRRFLEKDLIENSTLVALEQAHRLNWWTNLDGCTKMWPLSTTGDGNCLLHAASLAIWGFHDRKLSLRSELFHVMSSPTLGEAFERRWRFQQTRINKSAGFVFSDAEWRKEWEAIVLMASPEPREVSTASNLRRYSFIDRVEGNAAAVYESLEEIHVLVLAHVLRRTIIVIADTVLRDLNGEAMAPIPFGGIYMPLEVNPNECQREPLVLAYDMAHFSALVKMDTKGDRGHFLIPLTDNSHSLLPIQFGIDPGRDFDWTGYDGTEGNYRLTEQEKIALLSEYMNVATVRNHASSDDTIYRDWIEEDAIEKEINDIELAIDETDQPKMESSMGKERNPPGKQLQSVAKQFGSIGKNMSKKIKKNIESITKMGNKSAAKKYPVNLDLPNGMNRAVRTSITCAQIRVKHHEFYEAMIKNYLECAQERFIELDAKEEPKNGPEINGDFLVNCVSEGCVKFGTVDTSYLCPECYESQKQREVNATFYDQVPRYGTGNSKFYTQADMESHRKITRIPSVKRLNELDQTLYLSNSTFYNDKLAPSDPDLYLKSREEDLRGKTQAILVAKENRRQNITSIYDNLCPDECSFQSNYCTKCTDLRHRTKEIPDISL; encoded by the exons ATGGAAGATCAATTTCCAGGCGATTCTGACTATCCAGGAGAGATGCTGAAGCAGAAGTTGGTGAATGAGTTTATGGCTGAGACAGGAGCACCCCAGGTGGATGCTCTGAGTTGTCTCAGTACCTGGAATTGGGATCTACAGAAAGCTCTGATTGACTATCGAG ACACATCCACGACAGAGTACCTCAGTGAGAAGAGAATGGAGGAACCACCGGGATTCTGGAGTACAGAAGACGCAGAGAAGCTTCTTCAAGGGGCCACATCTAGTGATATCAGCCAAA ACAAAAAGCTCGCCAGGCGAATCTCAAAAGCCGATGACAATGTCAATCTCGTGTCACAGGCTCGTGGGGAATTTTCCCGGGAATTTACCAAAGACGACTCAAAGAAACCATGTGAACGTCTCGATCCGGCTGATTATACCTTCTCCCTTCCTGACCTCTTTGTCTACCCGGACAATTTCAG GCGCTTCCTCGAGAAGGATTTGATCGAGAACTCAACGCTAGTCGCCCTGGAGCAGGCTCATAGGCTCAATTGGTGGACCAATCTCGATGGATGCACCAAAATGTGGCCTCTATCGACAACAG GCGATGGGAATTGCTTGTTGCATGCCGCATCGCTGGCCATTTGGGGCTTCCATGATCGGAAGTTATCCTTGCGATCGGAACTGTTTCATGTGATGTCCTCTCCCACCCTTGGGGAGGCCTTTGAACGTCGCTGGCGCTTTCAGCAAACGCGAATTAATAAGAGTGCAGGATTTGTGTTTTCTGATGCCGAATGGCGAAAAGAGTGGGAGGCAATTGTTTTGATGGCATCACCAGAGCCACGTGAAGTGTCCACAGCGAGTAATTTGAGGAGGTATTCGTTTATTGATAGGGTAGAAGGGAATGCAGCGGCTGTGTATGAGAGTCTAGAGGAGATTCATGTGCTAGTGTTGGCTCATGTGCTCCGGAGGACAATTATTGTGATTGCAGATACAGTTTTGAGGGATTTAAATGGAGAGGCAATGGCTCCAATACCCTTTGGGGGTATCTATATGCCGTTAGAAGTGAATCCGAATGAGTGTCAGCGAGAACCGTTAGTTCTGGCATACGATATGGCACACTTTTCGGCATTGGTTAAAATGGATACCAAGGGTGATAGAGGGCATTTTCTTATACCTCTCACTGACAATAGTCATTCACTGTTGCCGATTCAGTTTGGAATTGATCCAGGAAGGGATTTTGACTGGACTGGGTATGATGGGACGGAGGGAAATTATAGATTGACGGAGCAGGAGAAGATTGCTCTGTTGAGTGAATATATGAATGTGGCTACGGTGAGAAATCATGCAAGTTCCGATGATACAATCTATAGGGATTGGATTGAAGAGGATGCAATTGAGAAGGAGATTAATGATATTGAATTAGCCATCGATGAGACTGATCAGCCAAAGATGGAATCCTCCATGGGAAAGGAGAGAAATCCTCCGGGGAAACAGCTACAGAGTGTAGCAAAACAATTTGGTAGCATTGGAAAAAATATGAGTAAGAAGATTAAGAAGAATATTGAGAGTATCACAAAAATGGGTAATAAATCAGCAGCCAAAAAGTATCCGGTGAATCTGGATTTGCCCAATGGGATGAATCGTGCCGTCCGAACAAGTATCACTTGTGCCCAAATTCGCGTAAAGCATCATGAATTCTATGAGGCAATGATCAAGAATTACCTTGAATGTGCCCAAGAGAGATTTATTGAATTGGATGCCAAGGAAGAGCCCAAAAATGGGCCAGAAATTAATGGGGATTTCTTGGTGAATTGCGTCTCTGAAGGCTGTGTCAAATTCGGAACAGTTGATACGAGCTACCTCTGTCCAGAATGCTACGAGAGTCAGAAACAACGTGAAGTCAATGCAACCTTCTATGATCAAGTGCCACGATATGGAACGGGAAATTCAAAGTTCTATACACAAGCAGATATGGAGAGTCATAGGAAAATCACGAGAATCCCTTCGGTGAAGCGTCTCAATGAACTAGATCAGACTCTCTATCTCTCAAATTCAACTTTCTACAATGACAAATTAGCACCCAGTGATCCGGATTTGTATCTCAAATCCCGAGAAGAAGATCTACGTGGGAAGACACAGGCTATTCTAGTGGCCAAAGAAAATCGCAGgcaaaacataacctcaatctaCGACAATCTCTGTCCAGATGAATGCTCCTTCCAGTCCAACTACTGTACCAAATGCACGGATTTGCGTCATCGAACGAAAGAAATACCCGACATATCGCTGTAA
- the LOC129809774 gene encoding OTU domain-containing protein 7B-like isoform X2 gives MLKQKLVNEFMAETGAPQVDALSCLSTWNWDLQKALIDYRDTSTTEYLSEKRMEEPPGFWSTEDAEKLLQGATSSDISQNKKLARRISKADDNVNLVSQARGEFSREFTKDDSKKPCERLDPADYTFSLPDLFVYPDNFRRFLEKDLIENSTLVALEQAHRLNWWTNLDGCTKMWPLSTTGDGNCLLHAASLAIWGFHDRKLSLRSELFHVMSSPTLGEAFERRWRFQQTRINKSAGFVFSDAEWRKEWEAIVLMASPEPREVSTASNLRRYSFIDRVEGNAAAVYESLEEIHVLVLAHVLRRTIIVIADTVLRDLNGEAMAPIPFGGIYMPLEVNPNECQREPLVLAYDMAHFSALVKMDTKGDRGHFLIPLTDNSHSLLPIQFGIDPGRDFDWTGYDGTEGNYRLTEQEKIALLSEYMNVATVRNHASSDDTIYRDWIEEDAIEKEINDIELAIDETDQPKMESSMGKERNPPGKQLQSVAKQFGSIGKNMSKKIKKNIESITKMGNKSAAKKYPVNLDLPNGMNRAVRTSITCAQIRVKHHEFYEAMIKNYLECAQERFIELDAKEEPKNGPEINGDFLVNCVSEGCVKFGTVDTSYLCPECYESQKQREVNATFYDQVPRYGTGNSKFYTQADMESHRKITRIPSVKRLNELDQTLYLSNSTFYNDKLAPSDPDLYLKSREEDLRGKTQAILVAKENRRQNITSIYDNLCPDECSFQSNYCTKCTDLRHRTKEIPDISLDLKQKLEEREKKSIMQEYKNKKKLIN, from the exons ATGCTGAAGCAGAAGTTGGTGAATGAGTTTATGGCTGAGACAGGAGCACCCCAGGTGGATGCTCTGAGTTGTCTCAGTACCTGGAATTGGGATCTACAGAAAGCTCTGATTGACTATCGAG ACACATCCACGACAGAGTACCTCAGTGAGAAGAGAATGGAGGAACCACCGGGATTCTGGAGTACAGAAGACGCAGAGAAGCTTCTTCAAGGGGCCACATCTAGTGATATCAGCCAAA ACAAAAAGCTCGCCAGGCGAATCTCAAAAGCCGATGACAATGTCAATCTCGTGTCACAGGCTCGTGGGGAATTTTCCCGGGAATTTACCAAAGACGACTCAAAGAAACCATGTGAACGTCTCGATCCGGCTGATTATACCTTCTCCCTTCCTGACCTCTTTGTCTACCCGGACAATTTCAG GCGCTTCCTCGAGAAGGATTTGATCGAGAACTCAACGCTAGTCGCCCTGGAGCAGGCTCATAGGCTCAATTGGTGGACCAATCTCGATGGATGCACCAAAATGTGGCCTCTATCGACAACAG GCGATGGGAATTGCTTGTTGCATGCCGCATCGCTGGCCATTTGGGGCTTCCATGATCGGAAGTTATCCTTGCGATCGGAACTGTTTCATGTGATGTCCTCTCCCACCCTTGGGGAGGCCTTTGAACGTCGCTGGCGCTTTCAGCAAACGCGAATTAATAAGAGTGCAGGATTTGTGTTTTCTGATGCCGAATGGCGAAAAGAGTGGGAGGCAATTGTTTTGATGGCATCACCAGAGCCACGTGAAGTGTCCACAGCGAGTAATTTGAGGAGGTATTCGTTTATTGATAGGGTAGAAGGGAATGCAGCGGCTGTGTATGAGAGTCTAGAGGAGATTCATGTGCTAGTGTTGGCTCATGTGCTCCGGAGGACAATTATTGTGATTGCAGATACAGTTTTGAGGGATTTAAATGGAGAGGCAATGGCTCCAATACCCTTTGGGGGTATCTATATGCCGTTAGAAGTGAATCCGAATGAGTGTCAGCGAGAACCGTTAGTTCTGGCATACGATATGGCACACTTTTCGGCATTGGTTAAAATGGATACCAAGGGTGATAGAGGGCATTTTCTTATACCTCTCACTGACAATAGTCATTCACTGTTGCCGATTCAGTTTGGAATTGATCCAGGAAGGGATTTTGACTGGACTGGGTATGATGGGACGGAGGGAAATTATAGATTGACGGAGCAGGAGAAGATTGCTCTGTTGAGTGAATATATGAATGTGGCTACGGTGAGAAATCATGCAAGTTCCGATGATACAATCTATAGGGATTGGATTGAAGAGGATGCAATTGAGAAGGAGATTAATGATATTGAATTAGCCATCGATGAGACTGATCAGCCAAAGATGGAATCCTCCATGGGAAAGGAGAGAAATCCTCCGGGGAAACAGCTACAGAGTGTAGCAAAACAATTTGGTAGCATTGGAAAAAATATGAGTAAGAAGATTAAGAAGAATATTGAGAGTATCACAAAAATGGGTAATAAATCAGCAGCCAAAAAGTATCCGGTGAATCTGGATTTGCCCAATGGGATGAATCGTGCCGTCCGAACAAGTATCACTTGTGCCCAAATTCGCGTAAAGCATCATGAATTCTATGAGGCAATGATCAAGAATTACCTTGAATGTGCCCAAGAGAGATTTATTGAATTGGATGCCAAGGAAGAGCCCAAAAATGGGCCAGAAATTAATGGGGATTTCTTGGTGAATTGCGTCTCTGAAGGCTGTGTCAAATTCGGAACAGTTGATACGAGCTACCTCTGTCCAGAATGCTACGAGAGTCAGAAACAACGTGAAGTCAATGCAACCTTCTATGATCAAGTGCCACGATATGGAACGGGAAATTCAAAGTTCTATACACAAGCAGATATGGAGAGTCATAGGAAAATCACGAGAATCCCTTCGGTGAAGCGTCTCAATGAACTAGATCAGACTCTCTATCTCTCAAATTCAACTTTCTACAATGACAAATTAGCACCCAGTGATCCGGATTTGTATCTCAAATCCCGAGAAGAAGATCTACGTGGGAAGACACAGGCTATTCTAGTGGCCAAAGAAAATCGCAGgcaaaacataacctcaatctaCGACAATCTCTGTCCAGATGAATGCTCCTTCCAGTCCAACTACTGTACCAAATGCACGGATTTGCGTCATCGAACGAAAGAAATACCCGACATATCGCT